Within Panthera uncia isolate 11264 unplaced genomic scaffold, Puncia_PCG_1.0 HiC_scaffold_320, whole genome shotgun sequence, the genomic segment GTATTAAAATTTTCAGCttaatttatcatttccttcccacattttcttccttgtggATCCGAAGTAGGTTTGATTATTTGCACTGTAATTACAAGTGTATATATACCATTACCATGTCCACTGACCTAGAGTTGTACTGttatgaaaaaaagaatcctaGGCTGGTGAGTTGCCTTCAGgtttaacaaattttaagaattcattCTGTTATCACTGATAATGTAAAAAATAGgtacaagcaaaaaaacaaattaaataggtacaagcaaaaaaaaaaaataggtacaaGCAAAAGTAGGTCATAATAacggagtaaaaaaaaaaaaagtagattaatAATCAGGCAAATTCTTGGAGCTATAGGAAACCTTACTCTGAGAGACCAggattatttcttatattttaaaattattgaatggCAGATATACTCAgctgtggagagaaaaaaagtttttaagaaatttattttagggCCTTTATAAATTGTTACATTTAGGGCAATTGATTTCAAAATGCATTATCTGTGCCTAAACTGTTAGAATTTAGTCAAATTTAGAATGTATTTGTagggcttaatttaaaaaatcaaattcttaaTTTAGGACCTTTCTCTCTTACATAGAAGCAAAAGGTATTAGGCAATCACCCTTAGATAAACGAAGCTCATGAATCACAAATATCTACATTGATGTATTTATGACAGTATGTTTCCATTCTTCCTGCTTGTACATATTTGGTATGCACCATGTGTATGGCAAGATTTTAGGTTCTATGAGTATCTCAAATTAGGGATTTGTGCTTACAATGAGTCTGTGTATTaagtaaaagagaaggaaaggggactAATGTTACTGAGTGCCTGCTAAGTACCAGGCATGGTGGTAGGGTAAAGTAATTAATACTATCTCTAATCCTTGCAAGCAACCTGTGAGGTACTTTTAATGttaccattttacatatgaagaaattgagactcaaagaggttaaataatttatccCAAGTGTGGCATTGAGGATTCCAGGGGTGTTTGAGGAGTTATGGGTTTACTTGGACTCCAAAGCTCCTGATCTCTCAGCGCCCTAGACTGTCTAGAGCAGGGGGATGTTCTTTGTTAACACTTTCTTACGCACAGGTTAGAAGTAAATACCTAGAGGGGAAGAGATTTCTACCAGGGTGGGGGAATAGGATCAAGAAAGGACTTACGGACAAAGTGGCATTAAATTGGGTATTAGTGAATGGATGGGATTAGAGTATGCTGAAGAGAGGTGTGTGAAAggtaagtttttatgtattttatgtgttaattttataGGCTTTTTACATAGAACTCTGCAAAGGAGGTTATGATCATTATTGTTACCTGTTCAATAGGATTCAAATTGATATTCCACATTTAATCTACACCATTAGTGTGCAAAAAATCAGCAGACTGTAATGGCAAATTGATGAAGTAATTGAAAAATACGAAACATACCTctacgaggggtgcctgggtggctcatcagttgagcctctctgacttctgctcaagtcatgatctcacggttcttgagctCGAGCCACAAGTCACAGagccacagggctctgtgctgacagtgaagagcctacctgggattctctctctgcccctccctgcccaccccctcaaaataaacaaacttaaaaaaaataagaaagaaacatcCCCCCATGAAGCCAGTATATGAATTAAATAGTACTATGATAGATATTTCCTTTTGCTGTCAGTGATTATAAATTGGcttaaaatttggagttttgttgAACCAACACTATAGATACTAATTTTAAGAAACTAAAGGACCTATAGGGCATTGACCAGAATtaggagtttggtttttttttctgtctgtttctTTTGTAGATAATGAAATGGTTTCCAGTTTGGCATTGCAGATGTCACTTTATTTTAACACTTACTTTTTCCCACTTTGGTGGGTAAGCAGCATTATGATGCTTCAGATGAAGGTAAGTCTGTGCTTTAATGCTTCTGCTGAGGTCACTTCTGCCCATTCCTGGCATTGTTACATTgtcaataaaattaaagtttttaaaatttattttctatctcaggTCAGTTTTACTCTATGTGAGATTTtacaaacatgtttatttttgtgttctttttgttgttttttagtattCAGTCTTGCCTGATTACTACAAATTCATTGTGGTCACTGTTATCATCATAATAACCTTAATTGAAGCTATCAGGTTGTATCTGGGCTACATGGGGAACCTACAGGAAAAGGTAggctcttctttcctttctctcagtgCTACACATAAAGACAATACGGGTTTCATAATGAGGAAAAGGCAGGGAGCTGTGGTAGAAAGAGCAAAGGCCTGCCTCCAACTTTACTAATTCTGTCCCTGTAGTCTGTTCAATCTCCAGAGCCTGGCTTTCTTTGtatataaaatgggggaaatatttaCTTCAAGGTTTTttgggattaaatgaaataatttatataaaatacccgAAGATAGTAAGCACTTAAGAATTGACagttttccctcttctccacctGCCTTGAAATACATGGTCAATTAAACATGTTTGGATCCTGAATAAGAAAATGGGAGAGATTATAAACTCAGGAATCCTAGGCCAGACATGTTTTTCTGAATCATTGTGTTGCCTAAGCATTTACAGTTACCACAGCTTAGGGATAATGCTTAAAGATTTCTGTGGTTTTCTCAGCTCTTCAGAATTAGGCACCTACCGGTCTCACTTGTTATTTTCTAACCCAAGCATCCATTCCCCCCTGACATGTTGATTCCTGGTCATGCTTTTCTTTGCTTACTTACCTTCTCGCCTCTTCTTCCTTCTACCCAACTTCAACAGCGTACATCCTTGGACTCTTTCTTTCACCTAAtcactgttgtcttatttctTACAGTATTTAGTTCATGCCTCTATGTGATGcattgaattatttattaatgtatatcATTCTAGCATTGCCACATAAGTTAGTTTTCACTTTTAATCTAGACTGTAAGCCTTTGAGGACACTGACCATTTTCTACTCCTTTTGAATTACAGAGCTCATAATGTAGGTACCCAGTACTGCTGATCTATATAAATGAAAGACTGTACTTTACTGATCTGATTTACTCTTATTGTGTGTCGTTGCAGGTTCCTGAATTGGCTGGCTTTTGGCTTTTGAGTCTTCTGTTGCAACTGCCTTTAATTCTATTCTTGCTCTTTAATGAAGGCCTAACGAATCTGCCATTGGAAAAAGCAATACACATCATCTTCACTTTGTTCCTTACTTTCCAAGTTGTTTCAGCCTTTGTTACCCTGAGGAAAATGGTAAATCAGTTGGCAACTCGTTTCCACCTCCAAGACTTTGACCGGCTCTCTGCATACAGAGGAGGCACGAGAAGAATGAGATCCTGTATAGAAGAGATTTGACCCAGTGCTGTTgagtgaaaagctgaaagatcCTTTAGCAAGACTGTAAGAGGAACATATCAGAGATCTAGCATGAGAGAAAGGACAAAGCAAGTGTTTTGAACTGTATATTGTCTAGCTCTGAAATTCCAAAGCTGGGGGCAATGATAAGACTGATTGTACAGTACACGAAAGCAGTAAGTCAACCCTACAGCCTAGATATTGTCCACCTGGTGGacaaatatcttaatatttttgttgttgactttTTCAGGTGTATAGAAATCTGCGTTGGTAGCACAGTTTACCAGCTTTACAGTAATATTTCTTGTTAGCACCTAAAACTAGAAACGTGTATATTTCTTTGAAGCTTGTTGGCTCCTCATGTCTTGGCAGTACATCTGAAGCACATGGCAATTCTTGTCAATATCCTGATGTATTAACTATATTTATAAACCAAGACACCAGATTTTGATGTATCCTGGGTTAAATTCTAACCCTACACTTAGCTTTTATATAGAGGTTAAAAACAGGTGGGTTATCATGGTATTTAGGAAATCATAAAATTGCAACTGTTATAAAACCATGTTAAGTATTTATAGTGGTTGTGTACAAAAAtgtctttataataaattatgaaatatttatgttaaagtATCTACAACAAATCATTCCTGTCTTGTATAGCTCTTTTGGGCtatgggtttattatttttattacagagttgcaagggaaggaaatagatagatagatagatagatagataaagatagatagatagatagatagataagggAGCCTTTTATGTAGTAGGCACTGCACTAGGCACATTTATTAACCCTTGTGATCTCAGCTATTAAATCACTGTTCACTGAAGAATGCATAACCATTAGATTTACATGAGGCTTGATTTGAAAAGCAGCGTCCCTGTTAATACACAGTGAGAGCTGAGATGGGCAAAAGAGATTGCACTCATGATCTTAAATGAGCATGTTTCCTTGCTAATAGTAAGCAAACCTTTTTAAAGGAGTTGTTAAGAACAAAGCTGCATGGGTGTATCTCAACATTATTTTTAGTGATGATTGAATTGTCTTAAGGgttataatattttcttcttagctATAGGGAAATGTGCCTTTTATAAGTGATGCATTTTACTGAGAACAGTTGTAGCTACATTAAAAAGTgttctttcaaattttccttttctgtaattcAGGCTCATCCTAGTATCTCCCTGTTTTGCCTTATTCATTCTTACATTGctcaatttttgaaaatgttttcactcGTAATTACACCTACCCAAACTAATCATgctaatttaattatttctgcttcctattaatatatataaagttcagTCAAAGATTTCTCCCCCAATGCACAGGCTGTTTAACTTCTCCCTTGTACCAGAGAAGTTACTATGTATATTCCAATACTTTGAAATCCAAAATAGAattgtttggttatttttttaaaacttacatttgtttgcatttgtttccaGATGGggataagtgattttttttttaattgttttaagtttattttgagagagagagagagcaagctcatgaagagaatcccaagcaagctccacactgccagtgcagagcccagtgccgggctcgaactcgtgaactgtgagatcatgacctgagccgaaaccaagagtcggacacttaaccaactgagccactgaggcaccccggGGATAGgtgttaaagaaaatataaaataagaacattaagtCTATATAGCAGATAAATTAAGGGGATGATTAAGCAAGACTGTTTTATATAAGTTTCCAGAGTTTTATCTTAAATATCAGAGCCTCTGATACATTCAtactttaatttatattaaaggaTTAATAGGTAAAATATTAGAGTCATAGTCAAATTTTAAAGGctataaaaattttggaaaaatgaatttgattaaaattttctacaaaaaaattgttttggttgtACTATCTATATtgcttaaaatgcaaatataataagggtgggaaaaaagaaagtaagaaaatcaaTTGAGAACATTCCATCTGGACAACAAAACCATGATTTTGTGTTGGGCCGAACCAGTATTTTCTGTCGGAGTATACCCTGTTCCCTATGTAAGCATATGAAAATTGAGGTAGAAGATGTTTACATGTCAGCACATTTGGAGTTCCTGCAGTccttgtttgtgttttatttgaataAGTTTGTCCATTCTTAATTCCTGTTACATCTATCTTTCTAGGGGTCCACAACACAGTTCTGAAAATTTCTAGTTAGGATTTTGACCTTCacaaatattttgtctttcacatatttttttattccagaGGCTTTGGCTTATCACGGACAAAGTGGACGCAAATTTCTGTAAATCggaatgtattttgaaaattggaTTTTAATCAATGGATGCTTGAATGTCTAGTATGTACAAGGGAATAGTGGAGGTTCACAGACAACTAAGACTGCTCCCAGTTCTCAGGTGTATGATGTGGGAGGTACAATATTTGCAGGACACCCTTAAGACAAAGTAGGGAAGTCCAACTTCATCAGGGTGAGATGCACTGAACAATTTCTACCTGATAGGTACCTGATAGGATAACAGTCTTTCACTTCCAGCACGTCTCCCCAGTTTGTTCCTGGCATCTAGTGTCCAGGATTATTAGCATGTTGGCCCTTCATCAGCATTACTGAGCACCCACTATTCATCTCACTgtcagagcacaggcaggggacaTGGCGAGGGGTGTGAGGAGTGtggttaaacacacacacgctcGCCTGTGCACTATTAACAAGTACACTGTCTGGTGGGAAAAGCAGACAAGCAAATCAATGATCGTACAATATAATGGGCACTGTGGGATTACAGAGAAGGGGGTTACAGAAGATGAAGAATCTGTAAAGTCTTTCCAAACAAAGTAACACTTGAGATTTGAAGAATGTGTATTAACTGTTCATTTCAGTATTAAGAAACCGAAATAATAGTAACTCTGAGTACTGTTTCAGGTATTATACATACTTTGGTAAAGCTGGTGGGGAGGGTACATGAGAAGAAAGGACACAGAATAAGGTAGAGAAGCTTGGGAGTAGCTAGTAAACTAAGCTAAAGATTTTAATGTTCTCAATCCCTGAGTGATTTATCAACAGGGGAATATCACAAACAGATTTAGGCTTCAGAAAAATCTCTCTGAAGACAGTGTGGAAATAGATTGAAAGGTTGGACCAGATGTTGACTTGATGAAGTAACTTTGGAgagaacaaagtttaaaaaaaaatcattttatgttttaaaataggtattgaaaattttttcctaatttttttggGATTACGCACAATGTTAATAACACACTTACTGTGTTATTGCCCCTTTGCCAGTCGTTAGATTGTGATTAACTTAAATAGAACTCTATTTGAAATAgtcttttatacattttacttgGCATAACCTAAATGGTTAATAATTTGCATCAGTTAAAattatagcttttaaaaactttgaaaataaatttaatcaagattTTGAGAGTAAAGAAAAGTCATCTGTAAATCCACAACCCTAAAATAAGAACTATCAGCAAATGTCATGCTTCATTGCTGTTTTCCACttgtaaatgctttttaaaaacatagttgtGATCACTGACACTTATAATTTTGTACCCTGGTtttctgaaaacataaatatcCATCTTTCTACCTGGTCAAATAACCATCATCTTAAATGATTGCACAATATTCCCATCAAGGAGATAGATGCTAATTGTTTTTAACTTCTCTCCTATTGGATATTTGCActgttctcttcttttgcttttatacAAACATTGAATGAGCATCTCATGTAGACCGTTTTTTTTCCCATATCTTAGATGATTCCTTTTAATTAATAAGCTAGACCCTCAGAAGTGAAATGGCTGGTTCACAGgacatgaacatttttaaggaCTCTTGATGCATAATGCCAAGTTATCCATTTTCTGCCATTTACCACTCACACTTCTAAAGataatacaatgaaaattttGAGAAGGACAGACTTATGGACCTTAGTTAACCATTCATCTTGGTGTCTCAGTGTGGCTACCACAGGAACACTGAATCTCCTAAGGAGGAAGAAAAACCTAAAAGCTGTGCAAGAAGAAgtgcaaagaattaaaaaaaaaagatttttgaattAAGGGAAAACTGATAAGGGACAGGAAAAGGATTAGGCAAGCTGGTGGCAGTCAGCAACAGACAGGGAGATGCGACACAATAAAAACTGGGTCATTGAGTTGGGACAGCCCTAGGACataaaaagactgaaatgaaGTAAAGCTCTGGATTACTTTGTTCTTGAATATTGAATTTTTTCAGAAGCATAGAGCATGAAATATTATAGTGATAAGCCAAGATTGGAAACATAGCCAAGAAAAAGAGGTCTTTAAGGGATTGTTTAAAATGTGCTGAAGGAATAATTTGGTTTGGTCTTAAACAGCTCAAAGAGTAAATTGACataaagcttttgcatagcaaaatAGGCATGAAGGCAGAAAACAATGAGGCAAGGGGAGCAGGGTACCCTATTCATAAATTTGTTCCAATGTGAAAATTAGATTTTGGTCCTAGAAAATGTTCATCAGAata encodes:
- the LOC125917939 gene encoding transmembrane protein 17, with amino-acid sequence MELPDPVRQRLGNFSRTVFSDSNRTGPEYSDGPDNEMVSSLALQMSLYFNTYFFPLWWVSSIMMLQMKYSVLPDYYKFIVVTVIIIITLIEAIRLYLGYMGNLQEKVPELAGFWLLSLLLQLPLILFLLFNEGLTNLPLEKAIHIIFTLFLTFQVVSAFVTLRKMVNQLATRFHLQDFDRLSAYRGGTRRMRSCIEEI